In Cytophagales bacterium, the following are encoded in one genomic region:
- a CDS encoding hotdog fold thioesterase, whose amino-acid sequence MFPEDLSIEALNDIGKNTMFDAIGIRILEVGKDYIKGSMPVNERTKQPMGLLHGGASVAFAETLGSIASTLVIDISKKAPVGLEINANHIKSAREGLVYGICRPLHVGSRTHVWEIKITNEQDQLVCVSRLTCSIIDQRH is encoded by the coding sequence ATGTTTCCAGAAGACTTGTCCATCGAGGCATTGAATGATATAGGAAAAAATACCATGTTTGATGCTATCGGTATTAGGATCCTGGAGGTTGGTAAAGACTACATCAAAGGATCGATGCCAGTCAATGAGCGAACAAAACAGCCCATGGGCTTGTTACACGGAGGAGCTTCTGTGGCTTTTGCAGAAACTTTAGGAAGTATTGCTTCTACATTGGTTATTGACATATCGAAGAAGGCGCCTGTGGGGTTAGAGATCAATGCAAATCACATCAAATCGGCCAGAGAAGGTCTGGTATATGGCATTTGCCGGCCACTCCACGTGGGTTCCAGAACTCACGTTTGGGAAATAAAGATCACCAATGAACAAGACCAACTGGTCTGTGTAAGTCGATTGACATGCTCCATTATTGACCAAAGACATTAG
- the menD gene encoding 2-succinyl-5-enolpyruvyl-6-hydroxy-3-cyclohexene-1-carboxylic-acid synthase, translated as MMHQTVFDTSEIFRLLGVEQVIICPGSRNAPLTISFVQNLGIKKVSVVDERSAGFIAIGIAQATGKPVVVCCTSGSAVLNFAPACAEAFYQEVPVIFLSADRPPEWIDQGDGQTIRQSNVLSPHVKANYDLPVDLSHTDAQWEYQRKLNDAVNTANSGVKGPVHVNIPFREPFYPKDLDQYQFSEKLPVRTVLEGTATPLDSQERSEVFRDWMQYSKRLFVLGQDEYDEKFLYALNKISLSHHIPIVADVISNANNLKGIITKQDLFLADPAVAESLKPDLVITFGKTLISKNLKIALRKDLDHWTIGSHRPLDTFRNLRKVISWNPVAFLELVETTGPQPAEYQVLWQSVEKATDLHLQGAVNAQSFSEFWVFKELMAKIPARSHVHLSNSMAVRYANFLAPKQKHITFHCNRGTSGIDGPVSTAVGFASTSDQMNILITGDLSALYDRNAFLNDLSPNLKIIVSNNCGGGIFDLIPGPKVLAAQDRKQYFETRHDLSFARFADEIQFDYFLINDKIGLQSQLESFLKSKKNGLMEIQTKAEINGEVYRKVKGYLKEKSPFGDS; from the coding sequence ATGATGCATCAAACTGTTTTCGATACTTCCGAAATATTTCGACTCCTGGGAGTGGAACAAGTGATCATCTGTCCCGGATCACGAAATGCGCCTTTGACTATTTCATTTGTTCAAAACCTGGGGATCAAAAAAGTCAGCGTGGTGGATGAACGGTCGGCGGGTTTCATTGCCATTGGGATAGCCCAAGCAACGGGTAAGCCAGTAGTGGTTTGCTGCACATCAGGATCGGCAGTCCTCAATTTTGCCCCGGCATGTGCTGAGGCCTTCTATCAGGAAGTTCCGGTGATCTTTCTGTCCGCTGATCGACCGCCCGAGTGGATCGACCAGGGGGATGGACAAACCATTCGTCAATCGAACGTACTGTCTCCCCATGTGAAAGCAAACTATGATTTGCCCGTAGACCTGAGCCACACTGATGCACAATGGGAATACCAACGAAAGCTCAACGACGCGGTGAATACCGCCAATTCAGGCGTAAAAGGTCCTGTTCATGTGAACATTCCCTTTCGGGAACCTTTCTACCCCAAGGACCTGGATCAATATCAATTTTCTGAAAAATTACCGGTAAGGACGGTCCTTGAAGGTACCGCTACTCCTTTAGATAGTCAGGAGAGATCGGAAGTATTTCGAGATTGGATGCAGTACTCCAAGCGGCTGTTTGTACTAGGGCAGGATGAATATGACGAAAAGTTTTTATATGCTTTAAATAAGATCAGCCTGTCACATCACATCCCCATTGTAGCGGATGTGATCAGTAATGCAAATAACTTGAAAGGAATCATTACCAAACAAGACTTGTTCCTCGCCGATCCAGCAGTTGCCGAATCCTTAAAACCGGACCTGGTCATTACGTTTGGAAAAACGCTCATTTCCAAGAACCTAAAAATAGCTTTACGAAAGGACCTGGATCACTGGACCATAGGCTCACATCGTCCTCTGGATACTTTTCGAAACTTACGCAAAGTCATTTCTTGGAACCCAGTTGCCTTTCTTGAGCTCGTGGAAACCACAGGTCCACAGCCAGCGGAATATCAGGTGCTTTGGCAATCCGTTGAAAAAGCTACTGATCTGCATCTTCAAGGTGCTGTCAACGCTCAATCTTTCAGTGAGTTTTGGGTATTTAAGGAATTGATGGCAAAGATCCCGGCACGTAGCCATGTACATTTGAGCAACAGCATGGCGGTGCGATATGCCAACTTCTTAGCACCAAAGCAAAAGCACATCACCTTTCATTGCAATCGTGGCACCAGTGGTATTGATGGGCCGGTTTCAACCGCAGTTGGTTTTGCTTCAACTTCTGATCAGATGAATATTCTTATCACTGGCGATCTGAGTGCCCTCTATGATCGAAATGCCTTTCTAAATGACCTGTCCCCAAACTTGAAGATCATCGTCTCCAACAATTGCGGGGGTGGCATTTTTGATTTGATTCCAGGCCCGAAAGTATTAGCAGCGCAAGACCGTAAGCAATACTTTGAAACCAGACATGATCTTTCGTTTGCCAGATTCGCGGATGAAATCCAATTTGACTATTTCCTGATCAATGACAAGATCGGATTACAATCACAACTGGAAAGTTTCTTGAAATCTAAAAAAAATGGGTTGATGGAGATTCAGACTAAGGCTGAGATCAATGGGGAAGTCTACCGAAAAGTGAAAGGCTATTTAAAAGAAAAGTCCCCTTTCGGGGACTCTTAA
- a CDS encoding two-component regulator propeller domain-containing protein, with protein sequence MINLWKLVLFNLFLFLFLSVIETHAQQLYAQKLGIAKGLESNNVYCVFQDKEGFFWFGTDMGVSRFNGYEFQNFNYEDGLTANEVFNIYQDRQGRLWFLSFNGEFCYYKDGEFYNSNNEPSLKELHSKDFHTFMFESRDSTLYVGTYGGGVFLLKGEKIKEIPVITNSYAAWQDQNTVSLFTSSGIAHLNEDKIDTIGGLALSKHYPRVLKHKDILLMGYGNTIYEIQENEMVPKVQLEKDQIITWIGLTKEDNYYVGTRKGLLELSATDWSALSPVYLPSSMVSHTLIDQEGSLWVTTLGEGIYLSPSPKLKVLSKADGLPVDQVTSLMKGKGHSLLIGMKNGYYAQMKQGQTKIARFEDHGNQQVTTLRWLSPDRLAIPNKSNVLIIEDEQDSYLNMFANDIYCTGDEIFLAGKMLTRFDIETFNGLLSRHPKKQEGLYTETHKAVVKGVVLELTTNKIAPGPGKDLYFGTIKGLYKMIDDQIQQVRDDHLLRNTQINDVFYDNKTDLLFVASNHYGLILLKTDEVVAVIGEENGLSSNNCQSLYMDEDGNLWIGTTESIDLLRLNTPQDYDLVNLGHQLGMNATIITDIEKIDSTLYMATEQGLITYDLNEQTSILTAPDIRLISIEVNAQPTPVDPEKILTLNYQDNSISFHFLGLSSKNLGNLSYHYQLEGSEDSWSITKDRQVTYAALKPGQYGLKLRTVTPNNQVGSALHIPFIIRPPFWNTLWFKFSALLFLILLGSGIWWYRINQLKQQYDMERQLVTAEVEKLELEKSYLIAEQKSGLMQMNPHFLFNSLNAIKGYYAQNQFQEANRFISKFARLLRRILECNTALIPLRREIEIINLYLELMRKRYDDIFQFSILLPQDDPQLEDLQIPPMVIQPLVENAVIHGIAPKGQGKLEIKFCTETGSLICTIQDDGVGFDQGIKSTHQSVGLDNIKERLDLMARQYEEPCEIQIISNQTKAGEQGTCVRLRLPLRYKTVEVLT encoded by the coding sequence ATGATCAACCTGTGGAAACTTGTCCTTTTCAATCTCTTCTTATTCCTGTTTCTATCAGTAATTGAAACGCACGCTCAACAATTATATGCTCAGAAATTAGGCATCGCCAAGGGTTTGGAATCCAATAACGTCTATTGCGTATTTCAGGATAAGGAAGGCTTTTTTTGGTTTGGAACAGACATGGGCGTGAGTCGTTTCAATGGCTATGAATTCCAAAACTTCAATTACGAAGACGGACTAACGGCCAATGAGGTGTTCAATATTTATCAAGATCGCCAGGGTCGACTTTGGTTTCTTTCCTTCAATGGTGAATTCTGTTATTACAAAGACGGTGAATTTTATAATTCCAATAATGAGCCTTCACTGAAGGAGCTTCATTCTAAAGATTTCCACACCTTCATGTTTGAATCCAGAGATTCTACTTTGTATGTGGGAACCTATGGCGGAGGAGTCTTTTTGCTCAAAGGGGAGAAAATCAAAGAAATCCCTGTGATCACTAATAGCTATGCTGCATGGCAAGACCAAAACACGGTTTCTTTATTCACCTCGTCGGGTATTGCCCATTTGAACGAGGACAAAATCGATACGATTGGTGGCCTTGCTTTGAGTAAACATTACCCAAGGGTACTAAAGCACAAAGACATTTTGCTCATGGGCTACGGTAACACAATCTACGAGATTCAGGAAAACGAAATGGTACCAAAAGTACAATTAGAGAAAGACCAAATCATAACCTGGATAGGTTTGACAAAAGAAGACAATTATTATGTAGGCACAAGAAAAGGGTTATTGGAATTGTCCGCTACCGATTGGTCAGCGCTAAGTCCCGTCTATTTGCCCTCTTCGATGGTTTCTCATACGCTAATTGATCAAGAAGGTAGTTTGTGGGTCACGACACTCGGAGAAGGGATCTACCTCTCCCCTTCACCAAAACTAAAAGTCTTGTCCAAAGCAGATGGCTTGCCGGTAGATCAGGTGACGAGTCTGATGAAAGGCAAGGGCCACTCTTTATTGATAGGCATGAAAAATGGATATTATGCCCAGATGAAACAAGGTCAAACCAAAATAGCTCGTTTCGAGGATCATGGTAATCAACAAGTAACTACCTTGAGATGGTTATCACCGGACCGATTGGCGATTCCTAACAAGTCTAATGTACTGATCATAGAAGATGAGCAAGATTCCTACCTGAACATGTTTGCCAATGACATCTATTGTACGGGAGATGAGATTTTTCTTGCTGGCAAAATGCTCACTCGATTTGACATTGAAACCTTCAACGGGCTCCTTTCAAGGCACCCGAAAAAACAAGAAGGACTCTATACCGAGACACACAAAGCGGTGGTTAAAGGTGTGGTGTTAGAACTGACCACCAACAAGATTGCCCCTGGGCCTGGGAAAGACCTCTATTTTGGAACGATTAAAGGGCTCTATAAAATGATTGATGACCAAATCCAACAAGTTAGAGATGATCATCTGCTGCGAAACACACAGATCAATGATGTCTTCTACGACAATAAAACAGATCTTTTATTCGTGGCTAGCAATCACTACGGTTTGATCTTGCTAAAGACCGATGAGGTAGTAGCCGTGATCGGTGAAGAGAATGGCCTGTCCAGCAACAATTGTCAATCCTTGTACATGGATGAAGACGGGAACCTATGGATCGGCACCACCGAAAGCATTGACCTACTCCGACTGAATACCCCCCAAGACTATGATTTGGTCAACCTTGGGCATCAATTGGGTATGAATGCTACGATCATTACAGACATAGAGAAAATTGATTCCACCTTGTACATGGCCACAGAACAAGGCCTCATCACATATGACTTAAATGAGCAAACATCAATCCTCACAGCGCCGGATATACGTCTAATATCCATCGAGGTGAATGCGCAACCCACTCCAGTAGATCCCGAAAAAATACTCACACTCAACTATCAGGACAACTCCATAAGTTTTCATTTTCTGGGTCTTTCTTCAAAAAACCTGGGAAACCTGAGTTATCATTATCAGCTAGAAGGCTCTGAAGATAGCTGGTCTATCACCAAAGACAGACAGGTTACATATGCCGCTTTGAAACCAGGCCAATATGGGCTCAAACTTAGGACAGTAACTCCCAATAATCAGGTGGGCTCAGCTTTACATATTCCTTTTATCATCCGACCGCCATTCTGGAACACCCTGTGGTTTAAGTTTTCGGCACTCTTGTTTCTTATTCTGCTTGGTTCAGGGATCTGGTGGTATCGCATCAACCAGCTGAAACAACAATACGATATGGAAAGGCAGTTGGTAACCGCAGAAGTAGAAAAATTAGAATTGGAAAAGTCTTACCTAATCGCAGAACAAAAATCCGGATTGATGCAAATGAATCCACACTTTTTATTCAACTCCCTGAACGCCATCAAAGGTTATTATGCTCAAAATCAATTTCAGGAGGCCAATCGATTCATTTCTAAGTTCGCCAGACTGCTTCGACGAATACTGGAATGCAATACAGCACTCATCCCTCTTCGTCGGGAAATCGAGATCATCAACCTCTACTTAGAATTAATGCGTAAGCGATACGATGACATCTTCCAGTTTAGCATCTTACTTCCTCAGGATGACCCTCAGCTTGAAGACTTACAGATCCCACCAATGGTCATTCAGCCACTGGTAGAAAATGCGGTCATTCATGGCATAGCCCCTAAAGGTCAGGGGAAACTCGAAATCAAGTTTTGCACAGAAACCGGATCTTTGATCTGCACTATACAGGACGATGGTGTAGGATTTGATCAAGGAATCAAATCAACACATCAGTCCGTAGGGCTTGACAACATTAAAGAACGGCTAGACCTGATGGCCCGTCAATATGAAGAACCATGTGAAATCCAAATCATATCCAATCAGACCAAAGCAGGTGAGCAAGGGACTTGTGTCCGGTTAAGGCTCCCATTGAGGTATAAAACTGTGGAAGTATTAACTTAA
- a CDS encoding LytTR family DNA-binding domain-containing protein produces the protein MEIVIIDDEKQAVASLEMELNAVDLPIQIIGRAYSVKEGIHLLQELTPDILFLDIRLQDGLGFDILHEIPNFGKFHLVFTTAYDQYALDAFRHHAFDYLLKPIDPDELQATLERIQQLQQQETRLPVAQLEQIVALSNAISPDTKIALNTGQGIYLKQLSKVIHIQAFGNYSKFYFEGDEMPMVVSKTLKEFEEMLSNEGFLRVHQSTLINLAHLESYHHQEGNYVVMSNQETLTVSTRKKPGLLKILKGKVLL, from the coding sequence ATGGAAATCGTAATCATTGATGATGAAAAGCAAGCAGTAGCCTCACTGGAAATGGAGCTGAATGCCGTAGACTTACCGATTCAGATCATTGGCCGGGCTTATTCCGTCAAAGAAGGCATTCATTTATTGCAGGAATTGACCCCTGACATTCTTTTTCTTGACATTAGACTACAAGATGGATTGGGTTTTGACATCCTGCACGAAATACCAAATTTTGGAAAGTTTCATCTGGTATTTACAACGGCCTACGACCAATATGCACTGGACGCATTTCGTCATCATGCTTTTGACTATTTGTTAAAACCCATCGATCCGGACGAGTTACAAGCTACTCTGGAGCGCATTCAGCAATTGCAACAGCAAGAAACAAGGCTACCTGTGGCACAACTTGAACAAATTGTAGCCTTGTCTAATGCGATCTCACCTGACACAAAAATTGCTTTGAATACAGGGCAGGGAATTTACCTCAAGCAATTGTCCAAAGTCATACATATACAGGCGTTCGGCAACTATTCCAAGTTCTATTTCGAAGGAGATGAGATGCCAATGGTCGTTTCAAAAACGCTTAAAGAATTCGAGGAAATGCTGAGTAATGAAGGCTTTTTGCGGGTCCATCAATCCACCCTGATCAATCTGGCACATCTGGAAAGCTACCATCATCAGGAAGGAAATTATGTGGTGATGTCCAATCAGGAGACCCTTACCGTGTCTACGCGAAAAAAACCTGGCCTATTGAAGATTCTGAAGGGTAAAGTATTGCTATAA
- a CDS encoding RNA-binding protein — protein MNIFVAKLNYDTSEETIEQLFAEYGDVDSVKIIMDRDTGRSKGFGFVEMSDEEAGQEAISNLNETNVDGRTIVVKKANPREDRGGGGRGGYGGGGGRGGYGGGGGYGGGRGGYGGGGGGRY, from the coding sequence ATGAACATTTTTGTAGCTAAGCTGAACTATGATACCTCTGAGGAGACTATAGAGCAGCTATTTGCGGAATACGGCGACGTAGATTCTGTGAAGATTATTATGGACCGGGACACTGGTCGAAGTAAAGGTTTTGGTTTCGTAGAGATGTCTGATGAAGAAGCAGGACAGGAGGCAATCTCCAACTTGAATGAAACCAATGTTGACGGTCGTACGATCGTTGTTAAAAAGGCGAACCCTAGAGAAGACAGAGGCGGCGGAGGCCGCGGAGGCTATGGCGGCGGCGGTGGTCGTGGCGGTTATGGCGGTGGCGGAGGCTACGGCGGTGGTCGTGGTGGCTACGGCGGTGGCGGCGGAGGTCGTTACTAA
- a CDS encoding FecR domain-containing protein, with the protein MEELLGKYFSGEVSEQEAEKVRQWRADNADNARFFFEAKSAWHAATSYEAPAGVLDSILNDHAKTIDFDQKISEEKSNSNWFRVAAVIALLVVAGVAGWFVMNSRPTTIPFDTPPMAAAVLLDDGSILSLYEGTTYEVVEMSNTQRVVRVSGKAYFDVLRDTDRPFVIYANDAMIQVLGTSFSIDTDADLGTEVMVESGRVAVSHNPEIFTGNSEEVLLVKGEMGIVKNSEESITKQRIGDDNYLAWSTGVISFKQDNLSEVAKLLKEVYGMEVEFQNQELMNCQLTAKFKKKSAKEIIQIISSTFDITHRITNDRVVFSGKGC; encoded by the coding sequence AAGAACTATTAGGAAAGTATTTTTCCGGTGAAGTTTCTGAACAAGAAGCTGAAAAAGTGAGGCAATGGCGTGCTGATAACGCCGATAATGCTCGTTTTTTCTTTGAGGCTAAATCAGCCTGGCATGCTGCCACTTCCTATGAAGCACCCGCAGGTGTTTTGGATTCTATCCTCAATGATCATGCCAAAACAATAGATTTTGATCAGAAAATTTCAGAAGAAAAATCAAATAGCAATTGGTTCAGAGTAGCTGCAGTGATCGCTTTGTTGGTGGTTGCCGGAGTAGCGGGATGGTTTGTAATGAATAGCAGACCCACAACGATTCCATTCGATACGCCTCCCATGGCTGCGGCAGTTCTTTTGGACGATGGATCAATCTTGTCATTGTACGAGGGAACTACTTACGAAGTAGTGGAAATGAGTAACACACAGCGCGTCGTGAGGGTTTCTGGAAAAGCATACTTCGACGTGTTACGTGATACCGATCGACCTTTTGTGATCTATGCGAACGACGCCATGATCCAGGTATTGGGTACTTCTTTTTCTATTGATACAGATGCTGATCTGGGCACAGAGGTAATGGTAGAGAGTGGAAGAGTGGCTGTTTCACACAACCCTGAAATATTTACAGGAAACTCGGAAGAGGTATTGCTAGTTAAAGGGGAGATGGGAATTGTGAAAAATTCCGAGGAGTCTATCACGAAGCAAAGGATCGGAGATGACAACTACCTCGCCTGGAGTACCGGCGTGATTTCGTTCAAACAAGATAATTTGTCTGAAGTGGCCAAATTATTGAAAGAAGTTTATGGAATGGAAGTGGAATTCCAGAACCAAGAATTGATGAATTGTCAGCTGACAGCAAAATTTAAGAAAAAAAGTGCGAAAGAGATAATCCAAATTATTTCTTCTACGTTTGATATCACACACAGAATAACCAACGATAGAGTAGTGTTTTCTGGTAAAGGTTGTTAA
- a CDS encoding histidine phosphatase family protein, giving the protein MDDTSKSKRIFIVRHGETDYNRQGMVQGRGIDAPLNAFGLSQAKSFYSHYKHEHFDHVYVSELQRTYQSVEGFINDGLPYTRLAGLDEISWGSQEGVKFSESTLTDYQATVEQWKQGELDVAVGGGESPNQVMQRQKIAIKHILSNHQEKQILICMHGRAIRILVSWLLGHDLSLMDQFPHHNLGLYQLFYTGNMFQIEKVNETNHLQLVKE; this is encoded by the coding sequence ATGGATGACACATCCAAATCCAAGCGAATATTTATTGTAAGGCACGGTGAGACGGACTATAACAGGCAGGGAATGGTGCAAGGCAGAGGTATCGACGCGCCTTTGAATGCGTTTGGACTGAGTCAGGCTAAATCATTTTACTCACACTATAAGCATGAACATTTTGATCATGTATATGTGTCAGAATTGCAGCGGACTTACCAATCAGTAGAGGGATTCATCAATGATGGATTGCCATATACCAGATTAGCAGGGCTCGATGAGATCAGCTGGGGATCGCAGGAAGGAGTGAAATTTTCAGAGAGCACGCTAACTGATTATCAGGCCACGGTAGAGCAATGGAAGCAAGGTGAGCTGGATGTAGCTGTTGGAGGTGGTGAGTCACCTAATCAGGTCATGCAACGACAAAAGATTGCCATTAAACATATATTATCTAATCATCAAGAAAAACAGATCTTGATCTGTATGCATGGTCGTGCCATTCGAATCCTCGTTTCCTGGCTGTTAGGGCATGATTTGAGCCTTATGGACCAGTTTCCTCACCACAATTTGGGGCTTTATCAGCTGTTCTACACAGGAAATATGTTTCAAATAGAAAAAGTTAATGAGACCAATCATTTACAATTGGTAAAAGAATAA
- a CDS encoding isochorismate synthase, producing MSLNQKKLTSLQLAPATWWKLAINKGYPMVTWSLPQHKKSFLLIDTRPDLEPKERELEEMKPGFLINRFLSSHPCKSILLKADILIISEEQEHRTEIDPVLSGTHLDGFLNEVQEKPAQIKSNTTDYNQEISYPDLVQTAVDEIAQGHAQKIVLARYEDHSVAPDLDCFQKFEELNQRYPNAMTYACYIPNEGVWLGATPEELIELEGNKYFKTVALAGTQALPEAAKLSDLTWTQKEIEEQALVSRYIIDCFKKIRLREFDEYGPKTVKAGQLAHLKTQFTVDMEATHSPRLGTTMLDLLQPTSAVCGMPLGKSLEFIRENEGFDRAFYSGFLGPVNIRNTTNLFVNLRCARIKDHVARFYAGAGITEDSDPEKEHIETDLKLKTMKRVILH from the coding sequence GTGAGTCTAAATCAGAAAAAGCTAACCTCACTTCAATTAGCACCAGCAACGTGGTGGAAACTGGCCATTAACAAGGGGTATCCTATGGTGACCTGGTCCCTTCCGCAACACAAAAAGTCCTTCTTACTGATTGATACCAGACCTGACCTTGAACCAAAGGAACGTGAACTGGAAGAAATGAAACCCGGATTTCTGATCAACCGGTTTTTATCTTCCCATCCTTGTAAATCGATCCTACTCAAAGCCGATATTCTGATCATCAGTGAGGAACAGGAACATCGCACTGAAATTGACCCGGTATTATCAGGGACCCATTTGGATGGGTTTCTGAATGAAGTCCAGGAAAAACCTGCGCAGATCAAGTCAAATACTACCGATTACAATCAGGAAATTTCTTACCCGGATCTTGTCCAAACGGCAGTTGATGAGATTGCGCAGGGACATGCCCAAAAAATCGTACTGGCAAGGTATGAAGATCATTCAGTGGCTCCGGATCTGGATTGTTTTCAGAAGTTTGAGGAATTGAATCAGCGGTATCCCAACGCCATGACCTATGCTTGCTATATCCCCAATGAAGGGGTTTGGCTGGGTGCTACCCCAGAAGAACTGATTGAATTAGAAGGCAATAAATATTTCAAAACGGTCGCATTGGCCGGCACACAGGCATTACCAGAAGCGGCAAAACTCAGCGACCTTACCTGGACCCAAAAAGAAATTGAAGAGCAGGCGTTGGTCAGTCGCTATATTATCGATTGTTTCAAAAAGATCCGTCTGCGGGAATTCGATGAATATGGCCCTAAAACGGTGAAAGCAGGTCAGTTGGCTCATCTCAAAACACAATTCACAGTGGACATGGAGGCAACGCACTCTCCTCGCCTGGGTACCACCATGCTTGACCTGTTGCAACCTACCTCCGCCGTATGCGGGATGCCTCTGGGCAAATCGCTGGAATTTATTCGTGAAAACGAGGGCTTTGATCGTGCCTTCTATTCTGGTTTCCTTGGGCCCGTCAATATCAGAAACACCACCAACTTGTTTGTCAACCTCCGATGCGCTCGTATCAAAGACCATGTGGCCCGATTCTATGCAGGTGCAGGCATCACTGAAGATTCTGATCCCGAGAAAGAGCACATCGAAACGGATCTGAAACTAAAAACGATGAAACGAGTGATTCTTCATTGA